The genomic region CACTTACCTGCCACCGTCCGTAGCTGAGCAGAAGCAGAGTTAAAGGGATGGCAGTGCCTGCCATAGCATGGGTGGAGGGCATGCTGTACTCAGAGTTGTAGAAGACCTCCAGCTTCACCACTGGAGGAGAGGCAGGCCGCGGCCAGCGGATAATGTCCTTGGTACACTGGCCCAAGTACATGACCCAGACCCAAATTATAATAACCCTCCTGCCGATCCAAGCATCCACATTCCAGATGCAAAAAGGGAAAAACAGTATATAGAAGAGTTCGTTGCCCAACTCTGTGCCCAGTGTGAACAGGTAATAGAGGAAGTGGCTGTGGATTCTGAAAGCTTGGCACACGGATTCCCCCACCAGAGAGTTGCGCCGGGGCTGCTTCTTCGCACTCCAGCTCTGCTTCTTCCCTTCCTGCTGAGGCCCTTGCTGGGATTCTGCCACACAGGCTTCTCCAGAAACTACTCCATTCTTCATGCTATTCGAGTGCCACCCATcacccttctccccagcatccaaaGCACCTCGCAACCGGCGGCGTCCATCACCTTCACCATCTGCCTGAGGCACAGGGCTGCTCCCGTTGACCAAGAAGACTTCAGACCTCTTTTTTTCTTGAGCCTCTTCCAAGGAGCCAGAACGCCAATCTGGAAGAGCCTCCACACCACACAGTCTTTGGAAATGGGCAACTTTCTCCGGATCCTGCAAGTAACTGGCCAAACGGTGAAACAGGGCCATGGCTGAAGAGGCTGGAGATGATTCAGGACTGGTGGACAAGGCAGTCTAAATGGTGTCAGCCAAGGCAAGAGATTTGGAACAAATTTCTTGCCTCAAAGActaatggggtgggggggtcggACTTGGGGGCTGTCTAAATTTGGGGTATCTGACTAAAGGAAGGAGTTCTAACCTGGAGGATGTCTAAATTTGATGGGTttgattgagggggggggggcggcagtccCTGACCTGGGGAGTGTCTAAATCTGGGAGATCTGattgaagaagggagttctgacctGGGGAGTTCTAAATGTGGGGGATCTGATTTGGGGAATCTATGTTGGGGGCCTGCCTTGGGGCCCAACAAGGAGGCCACAGGAAAGGGGTGAGGGACCTTAGCGGGCGTCTGGTTGCATGAagctgggcagggaaggggcaGCAGCTCCAAACTGGGTGGCCTGCGGGAATGGTGGAGAGGGACGAAGGGGAAAAAGAGGGGGGGCGTTTCAAGGGGGTGACCTGAATGAGGTGAAGGAAAGCGGGCTTATCCTGCCTGGAGGGGGCAGGTCTGCCTCACGGGAGGGGGCACGGGGGCGGTTGGGCctcggggtctgggggagctggAGCTGGCTGCGGCCCCGCCGAGGAGCGGAGCGAAGCGGAGAAGCGGCTCGGCCTCGCTCAGTCCGTCAGGCGGCCGCCCAAGCGCTCCGTCATCCCGTCAGTCGGAGTCTGGCCGCCTCTTGCCCCCCCGCCTTAGTCCTTTGCGCGCTCCTTCGCGCggctccgcccccaacacccgcCCCACGCGCCCGCCCCTCGCTCCCTCTCCCTCGCGCGCGCGGCCGTTGCTTTCAACCGCCGCCCGTCCGCGCGCGCGCCGGTCAGAAAGACCCAAGCTCTGTAAGGGAGGGAGGACGGGAGCGTGCACGCTGCCGAGCGCCCTCCGGCGAGCTCGCCTAGAAGATGGCCTCCTTCACCGCGCGCGCGCACAAccgttctgtgtgtgtgtttttctcccAACGGTTTTCCGTGCCTGTGTGGCGTTATCGTtatttttattcctgatttttggaggggctcttcccccaaCCTTAACATGCTTTTTTAGGTACATTGTTTGTTTAGAATTTCTAAGAAACAAAGCCGGAGAAGACGGGAAATCTTGTTTGTGATGTTGGGTTTTCCCCCCCTCAGGTACCCTGagggaaaacacaacacaaacaaGATGGAAGACCTGCTTAAATGAGTTGCTTTGGAAATTCCACTAAGCTGCATGgggtccctttggggagaaaggtggcacagaagtgccctaatgaataaataaatatgcaagaGCTAGGCAGGTGTACAAAACTGCGTACACTGCCTGCTCTgcaatagggttgtcaaccttcaggtgggTCTGTAACAACAGAGAATATAACAGAACACCGTGAAAGCTAAGGAATTGtccaaaatatttatataaatacatgtatttttagTGGAGTGCAAGAAGGAATAAATATATATGATTGAAATAAATGTGTCTGGTTTTTATACAATAATTTCAACAGTTTTTCTACCTGTCTATTACACGGAACTGTGaattgtggttttttaaaaattattgtataAATACCAGACATATTTCAATCATACATATTTATTCCTTTTTGCAATTCACTAAGAATTTATATAACTATTCTTTGACAACTCCTTGATTGTAGTTAGCTTACACGGTGTTCTGACGACTATAAACCTTTGGGTGGGgcctggaatagggttgccagcctccaggtggtggctggaaatcttcaggaattataactgatctccaggccatatagatcagttcccttggagaaaatggctgcttcagagagtggactcGATGGCATAAtattctccaggcttcaccaccaagatctccaggaatttcccaacctggagctggcaactctagcctggagatctcctaggctaaagagatcagttgccctagagaaaatggatgctttggagggtggactatatggcatcacatcccccactggggttcctcccctcccaggtcccacccccaaatctccaggattttcttaATCCAGAGTTGACAATCCTATTTTCTAGGACATTTTGAGCCTGTAGAAAATTGCTCCATGAAACACATTGCCTCAACATTGCACTTAAGCTTGACTTTAAATGAGACTGGGTGTGAGTGAAGTCCCACAAGCCAGTTCTTCTGCCTCTCCTAATCTCATATTTAAATCCAGCTCAATTCGTTAAAGAGGAGAAGAAATAAACTTTTTTGTCCAGCCCAGTTCTATGCATGTTTCTTTACTTTGAAGCAAAATCCCACAGAGTTAAAGGTCCTTTGAGACCTTAGACCTGAAGAGCTCCAAGATTTTCcttgggaggaggaagggaataaAAAGGAGTGGGCCAGAATCCAAAGGGCAAAGGGTCCCCCCCAATTGGCTTGCAAGCATTTGTGGTTGGCTTTGTGCCTATATCCAACACGCTCCATCCCTGACCCACCAACTACCCCCACTATCACACTCCTGATCTACCAGAGTGCATTCCAtctcttgttgctttccagaGTAGTACCTTTGTTTGTTGCAACAAacatcaaaaaaagagagagtcttCTGGAACCTTGAAGTCCAATCCATTCATTGTGGCATATGCCTCATGCACTTTTGTGGATCAGACCTAACAATGAAGCTTATTTCTCACACAGTTTGCATTAAAGCTCCTATGCCCTCTTACTTGGAGTTAGCCTCACTTAAATCAATGATACTCAGTTGGTACATTCACTATGATACATAATAGTTTGATGCAGCAGAATGTAGGaagcctaggttcaaatccccactccaccatgaaATTCTCTAGCAGATCTGGGGCcattcactttctctcagcataacctgcctcacagggttgtagagAAGACAAATTAGAGAGGGGAGAGCCATTTACTCCACCCTGAGCTTCTCAAAGGAACAGTGGGATAAAATTATAATAGACATGCGTAGGCATGTGCCAAAAACCTCATTTTTATTCTTCCTTCCTGAAGCATTTTGGAGGATCACAATAAGCAGGGTGAGGGAGGTGTAGGAGGAGGGTTTGTCAGCAGTGAATGGGAAGAATAAACTTGTAAAATCTTTTCTCCCCCTAGTTGCATAATCAGCGGCTGCGCAATCAAACCCACTTACTGTCCTATAAAAGCCCTGAGGTGagtagggagggaggaaaggagaaagaaaaggaattggaaatggaaaaaaGTAGATCACAATGGTTTTTATTGCAAAATTTAACACTGTTTAGTGTTAGATTTAATCTAGTGTTAGATTTAATTACAAATGTATATAATTATATCTCATAAGTAGATAACAATATTGACTTACCTGTTGATGTAAGTATTACAGAGGTAATTATGCagaacactctgtctacccaaaAAGAGCTATATCATTGCCATTATCATCATGACGCAAAATGTTGAAAGTGCTCTAATCTTTCCACCACCCCTACCATGCATATGCAGCAGGGAAAGAATCTAAATAATTGTTGAAATCCCTTCCGTACAATATCATCCTGTTTTCTGAACGAACCAACCACGCAAACCAAAAATAACTGTTGTTGAAAGCAGAGAAAACCAGGATTCATACTTGGTTGGAGAAACCACACTGTTGCATGCAGTAAAAACAGGTCTGGGAGGGAGTAAGGCctagggaggatggagtttgcggaggctccaaagctgccatttccgtACATTAGTTTAATGTagtgttgccaggcccccttacattccaggggggagacctggctcttacctccttcttctcCCACGACCTGGCCGTGTTGTCATcacgctgccctgggagtgcgcccagGAGGCTCGTGCTCATGCCTTcctcctccactggccaggtaagtggaggtggggggcagagggtgaaagtgggggatcccctgcccccactggggaaatgggatccctaatttggtgtagtggttaagaacagcaggactctaagctggaaaattgggtttgattccccactcctccacttgaagccagctgaccttgggtcagtcatagctctctcagctccacctacctcacagggtgtctgttgaggggagaggaagtgattgtaagccactttgagtctcctTCGGGTagtgaagggcagggtataaaaccaactcttcttcttcctctaggGAACAAATCTTTGTACTCTGGAGATCCACTAAAGTTCTGAGAGAACTTGAGTCCCCCCTGGAGACTAGCACCCTCATGGGTGGAGAAGGCAAAACTAGTTCACAACAATAGAATTTTACATGTCAGCATTAGAGCTGCATGTCACCTCGATTGACTTTTATCATCATGTATGTCATATCCTACTTTCAGTCTTCCCAAAAATCTTTTCCTGAGGTTGCCTGTTTTTCTGTTCATCAAGTAACAGAGCAAAGTCTTTTTCCTTAGATGACCTGTGGACTTTGCCCAGTTGTTGTGAACAGGTTAGGTAGTATCCGTCTCTCCCAGCAACTTGGCCTAATTGTAACTGAGGGCAAAGCTCAGGAAATATTAGCATCTCTGTTTAAATCATCACAAGGCTTATGCGTGTGTTGATTTGTTTCTGCTTTGAATATCAAGACATTCATTCAGCAATGCTTCCTGCTTGGTGACCctgtttcccccttcttttttgcAAGTGCTGGGTGAATCAACAAAAATTCTTGAAAATtcagcaaacacacacaccacacactctTCTTTGTGGTTATCTTCCCTGATTGTTTCAAAACATGAGAAGAGCCTTGCAGGACAACACCAGATTACTGTTTCATGCAGTGACCAACCAGACCACTGCATGAAACAAACAGAGCAATGATGTCAGGGCCTTCTTCTGCTATTGCCTGCCATATAGGgatgccaaatctgggttgggaaattcctggagctgttgaaacctggggaggggagagatctcagcagggttAGGGCacctccaaagcaatcattttcaccaggggagctgatttctgttgtctggagatcagttgtaattctgggagatctccaggtcctatcTGGag from Eublepharis macularius isolate TG4126 chromosome 2, MPM_Emac_v1.0, whole genome shotgun sequence harbors:
- the SGPP1 gene encoding sphingosine-1-phosphate phosphatase 1 → MALFHRLASYLQDPEKVAHFQRLCGVEALPDWRSGSLEEAQEKKRSEVFLVNGSSPVPQADGEGDGRRRLRGALDAGEKGDGWHSNSMKNGVVSGEACVAESQQGPQQEGKKQSWSAKKQPRRNSLVGESVCQAFRIHSHFLYYLFTLGTELGNELFYILFFPFCIWNVDAWIGRRVIIIWVWVMYLGQCTKDIIRWPRPASPPVVKLEVFYNSEYSMPSTHAMAGTAIPLTLLLLSYGRWQYPVLYGLVLAVCWCLLVCFSRVYMGMHSILDVIAGFFYAILILAVFLPVVDLVDSFNLTFKYAPLIIISLHLALGIFSFTLDTWSTSRGDTAQILGCGAGVACGSHVNYLLKFVSDPSPEALPFTVPSLTVTALGKCMLRLLIGVVILLLTKTAMKKVTIPLACKIFCIPCNDVRQARQRMEVELPYRYFTYGMVGFMLIFVIPSLFRVMGLS